In the Leptospiraceae bacterium genome, one interval contains:
- a CDS encoding metal-sensitive transcriptional regulator produces the protein MDEKKALINRLSRIEGQIAAIKRDLMTEKKDCEKTLHLLKAANHAMKKFGEAYISHHIDVCIRSGSNKKEVENDIRKAITAAFSF, from the coding sequence ATGGATGAGAAAAAAGCTTTAATAAATCGCTTGAGTAGAATTGAAGGACAAATCGCTGCAATCAAAAGAGATCTAATGACTGAAAAGAAAGATTGCGAAAAAACTCTCCACCTCTTAAAAGCAGCAAATCATGCCATGAAAAAATTTGGAGAAGCCTATATTTCTCACCATATTGATGTTTGTATCAGGTCAGGCTCAAATAAAAAAGAAGTAGAGAACGACATTCGTAAAGCAATAACCGCAGCATTCTCGTTTTAA
- a CDS encoding DUF4870 domain-containing protein — protein sequence MSSGKFSVSDVVKSIEKARDHVKGDESPEIYAALAYIPFIGWILPFAFRKHQKLCDFHATQAFKLNLGIAAIMCIVWILKYFPIISWILTAIKFNPIVTDFLNYLAWVVLIAFSAMGAIKAYKKEMYELPLIAEVEEKIKEISRASKNK from the coding sequence ATGTCATCAGGAAAATTTTCAGTCAGCGATGTAGTGAAGTCCATAGAAAAAGCTCGGGATCACGTTAAAGGTGACGAGTCTCCGGAAATTTACGCAGCACTTGCCTATATCCCATTCATTGGATGGATTTTACCATTTGCTTTTCGTAAGCATCAAAAATTGTGCGACTTTCACGCCACTCAAGCCTTTAAGCTAAACCTTGGAATAGCAGCGATTATGTGCATAGTATGGATTTTAAAATACTTCCCTATCATTAGTTGGATTCTGACTGCAATAAAATTCAATCCGATTGTGACAGATTTTTTAAATTATTTGGCATGGGTTGTTTTGATTGCGTTTAGTGCAATGGGAGCAATCAAAGCCTATAAAAAAGAAATGTATGAATTGCCTCTTATAGCTGAGGTTGAGGAGAAAATTAAGGAAATATCACGTGCTTCAAAAAATAAATGA
- a CDS encoding aminopeptidase: MFSIIFQTCIPYLYHVGKEQIRIVLKKEKIENVIHETKDLQIKEKLDFVTQTRIFAIEKLGLNPKGGFVYYIHLDRDEIGWNVSASYPLKLESYQWWFPIVGSVPYKGFFDLEKAKEEEKILIEKGFDTKIRITGGYSTLGWFSDPIFSTQLKTDEFYLAGLIFHEMAHSTIYINGDGVFNESYASFVEEEGLKIFFTSLNKEEILKENEKRKSENKIFSELVKKTANQLNEMYDKNISDAEKLQQKNILIEEFKKSILDNISFSEMNRKKFLERKFNNEDFIGYLRYNSGGRYFRDVFHRCGKDFKKFHIEIEKLKSLTMKERALLIQK, from the coding sequence GTGTTTTCAATTATATTTCAAACTTGTATCCCTTATTTGTACCACGTAGGGAAGGAACAAATTCGGATCGTACTCAAAAAAGAAAAAATCGAAAATGTCATACATGAAACAAAAGACCTCCAAATAAAAGAAAAATTAGATTTCGTAACACAAACTAGAATTTTTGCAATAGAAAAATTGGGCTTAAATCCAAAGGGAGGGTTTGTATATTACATACATTTAGATCGAGATGAAATTGGCTGGAATGTAAGTGCATCTTACCCTTTGAAATTAGAATCGTATCAATGGTGGTTTCCGATTGTAGGGAGTGTGCCCTATAAAGGTTTTTTTGATTTGGAAAAAGCGAAGGAAGAAGAAAAAATTTTAATAGAAAAAGGTTTTGATACGAAAATTAGAATCACCGGAGGGTATTCTACACTCGGTTGGTTTTCCGATCCGATTTTCTCTACTCAATTAAAGACAGATGAATTTTATTTAGCGGGTCTTATTTTTCACGAGATGGCACACTCTACAATTTACATAAACGGAGATGGTGTGTTTAATGAGTCTTATGCAAGTTTTGTAGAAGAGGAAGGGTTGAAAATTTTTTTTACTTCTTTGAATAAAGAGGAGATACTAAAAGAAAACGAAAAGAGAAAATCTGAAAATAAAATATTCTCCGAGTTAGTAAAAAAAACTGCAAATCAATTGAATGAAATGTATGATAAAAATATTTCCGATGCAGAGAAACTTCAACAAAAAAATATTCTTATTGAAGAGTTTAAAAAATCTATCTTAGACAATATTTCATTTTCGGAAATGAATAGGAAAAAATTTTTAGAAAGAAAATTCAATAATGAAGATTTTATAGGTTATCTAAGATACAATTCCGGTGGAAGGTATTTTAGAGATGTCTTTCATCGGTGTGGAAAGGATTTTAAAAAGTTTCACATTGAAATAGAAAAATTAAAAAGCCTAACAATGAAAGAAAGGGCTTTATTAATTCAAAAATAA
- a CDS encoding methyltransferase domain-containing protein, whose translation MNIQLQKKLWSIAAKPPLISEFLIVPEWKTPCDIKKYFSGEIQSYCLELGSGWGEVAIRLALENPNIGFVLMEKKKDRIQNTLRKIQQKNLINIRIISVNFNWFLKEIFSPLTFDWIILNFPDPWPKKKHKKNRTISEDFLNLIWSILKPNGKFQFATDYGPYARQVISIFRKMNQKFSFTEEYSFSRKIFPVSKFESMKIREGKRIYYLERTKQ comes from the coding sequence CTGAATATTCAATTGCAAAAAAAACTATGGTCTATAGCGGCAAAACCTCCCTTGATTTCAGAATTTTTAATTGTTCCTGAATGGAAAACTCCTTGCGATATAAAAAAATATTTTTCTGGTGAAATTCAATCGTATTGTTTAGAGTTAGGCTCAGGTTGGGGAGAAGTTGCAATTCGCCTCGCACTTGAAAATCCGAACATCGGTTTTGTTTTAATGGAAAAGAAAAAGGATAGAATTCAAAATACACTTCGTAAGATACAACAAAAAAATTTAATCAATATTAGAATTATTTCTGTGAATTTTAATTGGTTTCTAAAGGAAATATTCTCTCCTTTAACGTTTGATTGGATAATTCTAAATTTTCCAGATCCATGGCCCAAAAAAAAGCACAAAAAAAATAGAACGATCTCCGAAGATTTCTTAAATTTGATTTGGAGTATTTTAAAGCCTAACGGTAAATTTCAATTTGCTACAGACTATGGCCCTTACGCAAGGCAAGTCATATCGATATTTAGAAAAATGAACCAGAAATTTTCTTTTACGGAAGAATATTCATTTTCAAGAAAAATATTTCCTGTATCCAAATTTGAAAGTATGAAAATCAGAGAAGGAAAGAGAATTTACTATTTGGAAAGAACGAAACAATAG
- the dnaX gene encoding DNA polymerase III subunit gamma/tau — MTEPHLVLSRKYRPQKFSEVIYQDVAVNALQNALKSGRVGHAYIFFGPRGVGKTTIARILAKRVNCDSPVDNEPCNQCTSCVEITKGITNDVLEIDAASHRGIDYILQLRENVKFSAMGGKYKIYIIDEVHMLTDVSFNALLKTLEEPPPHVIFIMATTEYHKIPKTILSRCQDFVFKKVPLVHLQAFIEKICKLENYEYDSEGIFWIAKKGDGSVRDALSFMEQVITYSDSKIFGKILRDLIGYHGIETHEKFLNNILNSDNYADAITTIQNLFQEGEDLQKFLWDFLEFVHIIVLTKENLGDRENIDFPIEDVQKIKDKFHQIPMEVVILISERIYGLFEKINLLRLRNSYEIKIFIEIQIRKLIFDLAKPTVSGVVEKISELTKLLSTEGDFISSSITQPKKENPKPSSVEDVESLLKEKFSATDVDANKLPKLE; from the coding sequence ATGACTGAACCTCACTTAGTATTATCTCGAAAATATCGCCCTCAAAAATTTAGCGAAGTGATTTATCAAGATGTAGCCGTGAATGCACTTCAAAATGCTCTGAAATCAGGGAGAGTCGGGCATGCCTATATATTTTTTGGACCGAGAGGAGTCGGGAAAACTACAATTGCAAGAATCTTGGCAAAAAGGGTTAATTGTGATTCTCCTGTCGATAACGAGCCTTGCAACCAATGTACCTCATGTGTCGAAATCACTAAAGGTATTACAAACGATGTTTTAGAAATAGATGCTGCGAGCCACAGAGGAATTGACTATATTCTCCAACTTCGCGAAAATGTAAAATTTTCTGCAATGGGAGGGAAGTATAAAATCTATATTATAGACGAAGTTCACATGTTGACTGACGTATCTTTTAATGCTCTACTGAAAACTTTGGAAGAGCCTCCACCTCATGTAATATTTATCATGGCCACTACCGAATACCACAAGATTCCTAAAACCATTCTTTCGAGATGTCAGGATTTTGTATTCAAAAAAGTACCATTGGTTCATCTTCAGGCATTTATAGAAAAAATTTGTAAGTTAGAAAATTATGAATATGATTCGGAAGGTATTTTTTGGATTGCAAAAAAGGGAGATGGCTCTGTAAGAGACGCTCTTTCTTTTATGGAGCAAGTCATAACTTATTCTGATTCCAAAATTTTCGGAAAAATTTTGCGAGATCTAATCGGATATCATGGAATTGAAACCCATGAAAAATTTTTGAACAATATTCTAAATAGCGATAATTATGCAGATGCGATCACCACAATTCAAAATCTTTTTCAGGAAGGAGAAGATTTGCAGAAATTTCTTTGGGATTTTCTTGAATTTGTACATATTATCGTTCTCACAAAAGAAAATCTGGGGGATAGAGAAAATATCGATTTTCCTATAGAAGACGTACAAAAGATCAAAGATAAATTTCACCAAATACCAATGGAAGTAGTTATTTTGATTTCTGAAAGAATCTATGGTCTTTTTGAAAAAATTAATTTGCTTAGGCTTAGAAACTCCTATGAAATCAAAATATTTATAGAAATTCAAATACGGAAATTAATTTTTGATTTAGCAAAACCAACTGTATCCGGTGTTGTAGAAAAAATTTCTGAATTGACAAAGCTATTATCGACTGAAGGAGATTTTATTTCCAGTTCGATAACTCAACCCAAAAAAGAAAATCCAAAACCTTCTTCAGTAGAAGATGTTGAATCTCTACTAAAAGAAAAATTTTCAGCAACTGATGTGGATGCAAATAAATTACCAAAATTGGAGTAG
- a CDS encoding class I SAM-dependent RNA methyltransferase — protein sequence MTELIKIKAEKWVNNGLCIGYYQGETYFIAGAIPNEEVKCELVKNTSKLKLLSVREVVFPSEIRVSNDCEIFLKCGGCQFRHISYLEELKVKEDLLRKELYYKKDIKIVSSESENYRNNVQLKTQGNRIGFFQSGSNTLVDFPKYGCKNLSNELNSFILNPKNTTFSKEFKLRLSETGVVDYSKKISMLRIGEYVFEIPINGFFQVNRFLISNWIKEIRSLLPKTKVEFVELFSGCGLISISISDLILKSTCMEIDKKSIEFSKKNSIRNEKKNLKFIQSDLYSSQNNVENFSAKHWIVNPPRNGLGREIFRLFEKCKPELLIYSSCNYVTLARDLKFFFQLGYKITDISLFDFFPRTHYFETLVKIERK from the coding sequence ATGACAGAGCTAATAAAAATCAAAGCCGAAAAATGGGTGAACAACGGTCTATGTATAGGCTATTACCAAGGAGAAACCTATTTTATTGCAGGTGCCATCCCAAACGAAGAGGTTAAGTGTGAATTAGTAAAAAATACTTCAAAGTTGAAGCTCCTAAGTGTGAGAGAAGTTGTTTTTCCGTCAGAGATACGAGTTTCCAACGACTGCGAAATTTTCTTAAAGTGTGGGGGTTGTCAATTTCGCCACATAAGTTATTTGGAAGAGTTGAAGGTGAAGGAAGATTTACTCAGGAAGGAATTGTATTACAAAAAGGATATAAAAATAGTTTCAAGTGAATCTGAGAATTACAGAAATAATGTTCAGCTAAAAACTCAAGGGAATAGAATCGGATTTTTTCAATCCGGCTCCAACACCTTAGTAGATTTTCCAAAATACGGTTGCAAAAATTTATCAAACGAGTTAAATTCATTTATCTTAAATCCCAAAAATACGACTTTTTCTAAGGAGTTCAAACTAAGATTGAGCGAAACAGGTGTTGTAGATTATTCTAAAAAAATTTCTATGCTTAGGATTGGAGAATATGTTTTTGAAATTCCGATAAACGGGTTTTTTCAAGTGAATAGATTTTTGATTTCCAATTGGATCAAAGAAATCCGATCTCTTCTTCCAAAAACAAAAGTAGAATTCGTAGAGCTTTTTTCAGGGTGTGGTTTGATTTCTATTTCAATTTCTGATTTAATTTTAAAATCTACTTGCATGGAAATAGATAAAAAATCTATTGAGTTTTCCAAGAAAAATTCGATACGAAATGAAAAGAAAAATCTAAAATTTATCCAAAGCGATCTATACTCTTCTCAAAATAATGTAGAAAATTTTTCTGCAAAACACTGGATTGTCAACCCACCCAGAAACGGTTTAGGAAGAGAAATTTTTCGATTATTTGAAAAATGCAAACCAGAACTTTTGATTTATTCGAGTTGTAATTATGTTACCCTTGCAAGAGACCTAAAATTTTTTTTTCAATTGGGGTATAAAATTACCGATATTTCTCTGTTTGATTTTTTTCCGAGAACCCACTATTTTGAGACCTTGGTAAAAATAGAAAGAAAATAG
- a CDS encoding nucleoside deaminase, giving the protein MEEVFLKKFFHRYPHVLEEIPSFTQIYDKDELIAEKFNSTVAEKSFIQHSEILAIQEANSIKTYFENATLLTTLEPCIMCAGAIIKSRIQTVIYFVEATKYEGISSLQPEFIYNLNFFPKIIYNKNAKIQEIFKSFFLAKR; this is encoded by the coding sequence ATGGAAGAAGTATTTCTAAAAAAATTTTTTCACAGGTATCCACACGTTTTAGAAGAGATTCCTTCTTTTACTCAGATTTACGATAAGGATGAATTGATTGCAGAAAAATTCAATTCTACGGTGGCAGAAAAAAGTTTTATACAGCATAGTGAAATTTTAGCGATTCAAGAAGCCAATTCTATAAAAACGTATTTTGAAAATGCAACTCTTCTTACAACTCTTGAGCCTTGTATTATGTGTGCGGGTGCAATCATTAAGTCAAGAATTCAAACAGTGATTTATTTCGTTGAAGCTACAAAATATGAAGGTATCTCGTCCTTGCAGCCAGAGTTTATTTACAACCTAAACTTTTTTCCAAAGATTATTTATAATAAAAATGCGAAGATTCAAGAAATATTTAAAAGTTTTTTTTTAGCCAAAAGATAG
- the recR gene encoding recombination protein RecR, whose product MVDEAFQNLIEAFVSLPGIGKKSAYRIAFHILRQDANEFDSFIKNIQEAKKNLKFCTVCGAISQNEICSICTSSNRNIGIVCVVEEPEDIFFIENTGEFRGKYHVLNGAISPLDGIGPDEIRIKELLNRVQNENLNEILMATNPTLEGDATATYIASLLKNSSIKITRIAHGVAVGSNIEYADQYTLGKAIRSRLTL is encoded by the coding sequence ATGGTTGATGAGGCATTTCAAAATTTAATTGAAGCCTTTGTATCTCTTCCAGGAATCGGGAAAAAAAGTGCCTATAGAATTGCATTTCATATACTTCGCCAAGATGCTAATGAATTTGACTCGTTCATAAAAAACATTCAAGAAGCAAAAAAAAATCTGAAGTTCTGCACAGTGTGCGGCGCTATATCTCAAAACGAGATATGCTCTATTTGTACTTCTTCAAATCGAAATATAGGTATAGTTTGTGTTGTAGAAGAGCCGGAAGATATTTTCTTTATTGAAAATACGGGTGAGTTTCGGGGGAAATACCATGTATTGAATGGGGCTATTTCACCGTTAGACGGAATAGGACCCGATGAGATTAGAATTAAAGAGTTGTTGAATCGTGTTCAAAATGAAAATTTGAATGAGATTCTAATGGCGACCAATCCTACTTTGGAAGGGGATGCAACTGCGACCTATATCGCAAGTTTACTGAAAAATTCTTCTATAAAAATTACTCGCATAGCTCATGGAGTTGCAGTCGGTAGCAATATCGAATATGCTGATCAATACACTCTGGGAAAAGCAATCCGATCCAGACTAACCCTTTAA
- a CDS encoding YbaB/EbfC family nucleoid-associated protein gives MSEGNLKFTEIFAKVSEMKKQMEEVQGRVSKLRITSTAGAGMVNVTISGDGVIKNIEINKGLFEGEDVKMLEDLILSAVNDAYKKSKEATEHELKSITGGLGNLPDFLKPFGGFNG, from the coding sequence ATGAGCGAAGGGAATTTAAAATTTACGGAAATTTTCGCGAAAGTAAGCGAAATGAAAAAGCAAATGGAAGAAGTACAAGGCAGAGTTTCTAAGTTAAGGATTACTTCTACCGCCGGAGCCGGAATGGTAAATGTCACTATAAGTGGAGACGGAGTAATTAAAAACATCGAAATCAACAAAGGCCTATTTGAAGGTGAAGATGTGAAAATGCTGGAAGACTTGATTCTTTCTGCGGTAAATGACGCTTATAAAAAATCTAAGGAAGCAACTGAGCACGAACTAAAATCAATTACAGGCGGTCTTGGGAATCTACCGGATTTTTTAAAACCATTCGGAGGTTTTAATGGTTGA